One genomic region from Macaca mulatta isolate MMU2019108-1 chromosome 20, T2T-MMU8v2.0, whole genome shotgun sequence encodes:
- the LOC144337759 gene encoding uncharacterized protein LOC144337759, whose protein sequence is MAWRPHRVEFVFGQESGLRASQETRTGGLQSSPERAAAPHRPPGTWRPFLGPEKRRGNLGVNFANFALGAGEAAGRNGATAVAGRDAQGGPRARAGHPGASRNAQGGA, encoded by the coding sequence ATGGCCTGGCGTCCGCACAGGGTGGAATTCGTATTTGGCCAGGAATCCGGACTCCGAGCATCCCAGGAGACGCGGACCGGGGGCCTCCAGAGCTCTCCGGAGCGTGCTGCCGCTCCCCACCGGCCACCAGGGACTTGGAGGCCCTTCTTGGGTCCGGAGAAGCGACGGGGAAACTTAGGGGTAAACTTTGCCAACTTCGCTCTCGGCGCGGGAGAGGCCGCCGGCCGGAATGGTGCAACAGCGGTGGCGGGCCGCGACGCGCAGGGTGGGCCCCGGGCCAGGGCTGGGCACCCGGGAGCGAGTCGGAATGCCCAAGGTGGGGCGTGA
- the IRX3 gene encoding iroquois-class homeodomain protein IRX-3, which translates to MSFPQLGYQYIRPLYPSERPGAAGGSGGSAGARGGPGAGATELAASGSLSNVLSSVYGAPYAAAAAAAAAQGYGAFLPYAAELPIFPQLGAQYELKDSPGVQHPAAAAAFPHPHPAFYPYGQYQFGDPSRPKNATRESTSTLKAWLNEHRKNPYPTKGEKIMLAIITKMTLTQVSTWFANARRRLKKENKMTWAPRSRTDEEGNAYGSEREEEDEEEDEEDGKRELELEEEELGGEEEDTGGEGLADDDEDEEIDLENLDGAATGPELSLAGAARRDGDLGLGPISDSKNSDSEDSSEGLEDRPLPVLSLAPAPPPVAVSSPSPPSPPVGLDPCAPAPIPASALQKPKIWSLAETATSPDNPRRSPPGAGGSPPGAAVAPPALQLSPAAAAAAAHRLVSAPLGKFPAWTNRPFPGPPPGPRPHPLSLLGSAPPHLLGLPGAAGHPAAAAAFARPAEPEGGTDRCSALEVEKKLLKTAFQPVPRRPQNHLDAALVLSALSSS; encoded by the exons ATGTCCTTCCCCCAGCTGGGATACCAATACATCCGCCCGCTTTACCCGTCCGAGCGTCCGGGGGCCGCTGGCGGCAGCGGCGGCAGTGCGGGGGCCCGGGGCGGCCCGGGTGCCGGAGCCACAGAGTTGGCCGCCTCGGGGTCCCTGTCCAACGTGCTCTCGTCCGTGTACGGGGCGCCCTACGCCGCGGCCGCGGCGGCCGCCGCCGCCCAAGGCTACGGCGCCTTCCTGCCCTACGCCGCGGAGCTGCCCATCTTCCCACAGCTG GGCGCGCAGTATGAGCTGAAGGACAGCCCCGGGGTGCAGCATCCGGCCGCGGCTGCCGCGTTTCCGCACCCGCACCCCGCCTTCTACCCGTATGGCCAGTATCAATTCGGGGACCCGTCCCGTCCCAAGAACGCCACCAGGGAGAGCACCAGCACGCTCAAGGCCTGGCTCAACGAGCACCGCAAGAACCCCTACCCCACCAAGGGCGAGAAGATCATGCTGGCCATCATCACCAAGATGACCCTCACCCAGGTGTCCACCTGGTTCGCCAACGCGCGCCGGCGCCTCAAGAAGGAGAATAAGATGACTTGGGCGCCTCGCAGCCGCACTGACGAGGAGGGAAACGCTTATGGGAGCGAGCGCGAGGAGGAAGACGaagaggaggacgaggaggatgGCAAACGCGAGCtagagctggaggaggaggagctcgggggggaggaggaggacacGGGGGGCGAGGGCCTGGCGGACGACGACGAGGACGAGGAGATCGATTTGGAGAACTTAGACGGCGCGGCCACCGGGCCTGAGCTGTCCCTGGCTGGGGCGGCGCGCAGGGATGGCGACCTCGGCCTGGGACCCATTTCGGACTCCAAAAATAGCGACTCAGAAGACAGCTCTGAGGGCTTGGAGGACCGGCCACTACCGGTCCTGAGTCTGGCTCCAGCGCCACCACCAGTGGCCGTGTCCTCACCGTCTCCGCCCTCGCCCCCCGTGGGCCTGGACCCCTGCGCTCCCGCACCAATCCCCGCCTCCGCCCTGCAGAAGCCCAAGATCTGGTCCCTCGCGGAGACTGCCACAAGCCCGGACAACCCGCGCCGCTCGCCTCCCGGCGCGGGGGGGTCTCCCCCGGGGGCAGCGGTCGCGCCTCCCGCCCTGCAGCTctctccggccgccgccgccgccgccgctcacAGACTGGTCTCAGCGCCGCTGGGCAAGTTCCCGGCTTGGACCAACCGGCCGTTTCCAGGCCCGCCGCCCGGTCCCCGCCCGCACCCGCTCTCCCTGCTGGGCTCGGCCCCTCCGCACCTGCTGGGACTTCCCGGAGCCGCGGGCCACCCGGCTGCCGCCGCCGCCTTCGCTCGGCCCGCGGAGCCCGAAGGCGGAACAG ATCGCTGTAGTGCCTTGGAAGTGGAGAAAAAGTTACTCAAGACAGCTTTCCAGCCCGTGCCCAGGCG GCCCCAGAACCATCTGGACGCCGCCCTGGTCTTATCGGCTCTCTCCTCATCctag